Proteins encoded by one window of Sulfurospirillum barnesii SES-3:
- a CDS encoding pilus biosynthesis protein PilZ: MLLEDFLHETRSLSVAHLYFHEPKLTLFENAKQTHPHFLSFNLEEENNTPLSADILFIEVAEASKEKLKRLVSILGKYKPTITYLFAEDVENRLLLKFALHFNVTDVLPLINEEHVLLSIFSQNPTKLDEKLYTFQKIELEKKIEHFFPFFLFQGKHLLYANAKAEKLYETTHLVSMQEKIHENEDLYNALESNEDAQGIIYLHSRPYMCLIKCFAKNNEKLLTLIGDMEEEERTCSSMLNRFDFVDMLKDRLAQQSVTQTAITLTFVNIANLEKLSKSFKGTALHDAFKNLLQTFFQLKETWQELVQWSPSLYIFMSEKRHFEETCKQANYIQKELFTTHIHEKISPIIVTSVMDIKEMNLNNLIEIIEKINTKTLTTNDTQNIDYYEVEYLENISNENEQISYLMHHCFNNKIPIKLLNIYKGLCINTAADILKISHDSYHISCENLQAYVMQLEGQTVLQASSFPKDIKAEVSFLDIKKSFAIIKNLSFLHNSANNRQHTRVQTSFRTPIVMKYARHASAQGEIVDISVNSIAMRIKKLFREEELKGSLVHLNFSLPNETGEYGYVVMDIEAKITYIAQRDTESTKIVVMLENLPKPYSEYLLQYMYTRQKELITEIKRATKAYH; this comes from the coding sequence ATGCTTTTAGAAGATTTCTTACACGAAACTCGCTCGTTATCAGTAGCTCACCTTTATTTTCATGAACCAAAACTCACACTTTTTGAAAATGCAAAACAAACGCATCCTCATTTTCTTTCCTTTAATTTAGAGGAAGAGAACAACACACCCTTGAGTGCTGATATTTTATTTATTGAGGTAGCAGAAGCCAGTAAAGAAAAACTCAAACGTCTTGTCAGTATTTTGGGTAAATATAAACCTACGATTACCTATCTTTTTGCAGAGGATGTTGAGAATAGATTGCTTTTAAAATTCGCCTTGCATTTTAATGTCACCGATGTTTTGCCACTTATAAATGAAGAACACGTGTTGCTTTCTATTTTTTCACAAAACCCCACTAAACTCGATGAAAAACTCTATACATTCCAAAAAATAGAGCTTGAGAAAAAGATAGAACACTTTTTTCCTTTTTTCCTTTTTCAAGGCAAACATCTTCTATATGCCAACGCCAAAGCAGAAAAACTGTATGAGACGACCCATCTTGTGAGCATGCAAGAGAAAATACATGAAAATGAAGATTTGTACAATGCCCTTGAAAGCAACGAAGATGCGCAAGGTATTATCTACCTTCATTCACGCCCTTATATGTGTCTTATTAAATGTTTTGCCAAAAATAATGAAAAACTGCTGACGTTGATTGGTGATATGGAAGAGGAAGAGAGAACCTGTTCTTCCATGCTCAATCGCTTCGACTTTGTAGACATGCTCAAAGACCGCCTTGCACAACAAAGTGTCACGCAAACAGCTATTACGCTTACTTTTGTTAACATTGCAAACCTTGAAAAACTCTCAAAAAGTTTTAAAGGAACTGCTTTGCATGATGCCTTTAAAAATTTGCTCCAAACCTTCTTTCAGCTCAAAGAAACGTGGCAAGAACTGGTGCAATGGAGCCCAAGCCTTTACATTTTTATGTCTGAAAAACGCCATTTTGAAGAGACGTGTAAACAAGCAAACTATATTCAAAAAGAGCTGTTTACAACCCATATCCATGAAAAAATAAGCCCTATTATCGTCACATCCGTTATGGATATAAAAGAGATGAATCTCAATAATCTCATTGAAATAATTGAAAAAATAAATACAAAAACCCTCACAACAAACGATACCCAAAATATAGATTATTATGAGGTTGAGTATCTTGAAAATATCAGTAATGAAAATGAGCAAATTTCTTACCTTATGCACCACTGTTTTAACAACAAAATTCCTATTAAACTCCTTAATATTTACAAGGGGCTTTGCATCAATACGGCTGCAGATATTTTAAAAATTTCACATGATAGCTATCATATCTCTTGCGAAAACCTACAAGCTTATGTGATGCAACTTGAGGGGCAAACCGTTCTTCAAGCCTCGAGCTTTCCAAAAGACATCAAAGCTGAAGTCTCATTTTTAGATATTAAAAAATCTTTTGCCATTATCAAAAATCTATCGTTTTTACATAACAGTGCTAACAATCGCCAACACACCCGTGTTCAAACGAGTTTTCGAACACCTATTGTGATGAAATACGCACGCCATGCCTCTGCTCAAGGAGAGATCGTTGATATTTCAGTCAATTCAATTGCCATGAGAATAAAAAAACTTTTTCGAGAAGAAGAGCTTAAAGGAAGCCTTGTGCATCTTAACTTCTCCTTGCCCAATGAAACAGGAGAATACGGTTATGTAGTGATGGATATTGAAGCAAAAATCACCTATATTGCCCAAAGAGATACCGAATCAACCAAAATTGTTGTGATGCTTGAAAACCTTCCAAAACCTTACAGTGAGTATCTTTTGCAGTACATGTACACACGGCAAAAAGAGCTGATTACCGAGATAAAACGAGCCACAAAAGCCTACCATTAA
- the larC gene encoding nickel pincer cofactor biosynthesis protein LarC, which produces MRVLYYDCFSGISGDMNLGALLDLGVEEAHLRSELSKLDLDEHFKLLVSKSSKMGICGTKVTVHLTQKWHTQAHHHAHRTYQSIETLIQKSRLSEAVKQRSIAMFWEVAMAEGKIHGKAPLDVGFHEVGAIDSIVDIIGAAICLEALHVTKIMASTIELGGGFVRCAHGTLPVPAPATLEILKNIPIRLNGVSSEATTPTGAAIIKANVHLFEEKPFFKVEKIGYGIGHKEFLIPNVLRVFLGEMEEKKDMGEEIVLETNIDDMSPEILAYVQERLFAMGVKDVYTTAITTKKNRLGVKLSVLVSPDIEHEAMRILFEETSSIGLRRYRVDKIALEREIRSVSTCYGEIAVKCSFYEGKMLKYKAEYEHCKHAALLYHVPISKVYESVAHAMRTTNA; this is translated from the coding sequence AACTCTCAAAACTTGATTTGGATGAGCACTTTAAACTGCTCGTGTCTAAGAGTAGTAAAATGGGCATTTGTGGCACAAAAGTGACGGTACATCTGACGCAAAAATGGCACACACAAGCACACCATCATGCGCATCGAACGTATCAAAGCATTGAAACGCTCATCCAAAAAAGCAGGCTCAGCGAAGCGGTGAAACAACGAAGCATCGCTATGTTTTGGGAAGTAGCGATGGCTGAGGGAAAAATTCATGGAAAAGCACCTTTGGATGTTGGGTTTCATGAAGTAGGTGCTATTGACTCAATTGTCGATATTATCGGTGCTGCCATCTGTTTGGAAGCTTTACATGTAACGAAAATTATGGCTTCTACAATAGAATTGGGTGGAGGGTTTGTGCGGTGTGCACACGGTACCCTGCCCGTTCCTGCCCCTGCAACGCTTGAGATACTCAAAAACATTCCCATTCGCCTCAATGGTGTGAGCTCTGAAGCCACAACGCCTACAGGGGCTGCAATTATAAAAGCCAATGTGCATCTTTTTGAAGAAAAACCCTTCTTTAAAGTTGAAAAAATTGGGTATGGCATTGGGCATAAAGAGTTTTTAATTCCCAATGTTTTGCGTGTGTTCTTAGGTGAAATGGAAGAAAAAAAAGACATGGGTGAAGAAATTGTTTTGGAGACCAATATAGACGATATGAGCCCTGAAATTTTAGCCTACGTGCAAGAGCGCCTGTTTGCTATGGGAGTAAAAGATGTTTACACCACCGCTATTACCACCAAAAAAAATCGCTTAGGCGTCAAATTGAGCGTTTTGGTCTCTCCTGATATAGAACATGAAGCGATGCGTATTTTATTTGAAGAGACAAGCTCTATTGGGCTTAGGCGCTATCGGGTTGATAAAATTGCGCTAGAGCGTGAGATACGAAGTGTGAGCACATGCTATGGAGAGATTGCGGTGAAGTGCAGTTTTTATGAGGGAAAAATGTTGAAATACAAAGCCGAATACGAACACTGCAAACACGCTGCCCTGCTCTACCACGTTCCTATTTCTAAAGTCTACGAGAGTGTTGCCCATGCAATGCGCACCACGAATGCTTAA
- the larB gene encoding nickel pincer cofactor biosynthesis protein LarB: MCEQSVKALLEGVKNGNVSIADALQKMKALPFEDIDFAKIDHHRSLRQGYPEVIYGESKTPEQITCITQKLLEKGNNILITRANKEAYDAVVRLFPEALYNAMGRTITLYKEHLIKPQSYIAIVAAGTSDMYVVEEAYETALILGNEVKKVVDVGVAGIHRLFAHLELIQNAKVVIVIAGMEGALASVIGGLVDKPVIAVPTSVGYGASFGGVAALLSMLNSCASGVSVVNIDNGFGAAYNASIINHL, translated from the coding sequence ATGTGCGAACAAAGTGTTAAAGCCTTATTGGAAGGTGTGAAAAATGGGAATGTAAGCATTGCTGATGCCCTACAAAAGATGAAAGCCCTGCCCTTTGAAGATATTGATTTTGCAAAAATTGACCACCATCGTTCCCTTCGTCAAGGGTATCCTGAGGTCATTTATGGGGAGAGTAAAACACCTGAGCAAATCACCTGCATTACCCAAAAGCTTTTAGAAAAAGGGAATAATATTTTAATTACACGGGCAAATAAAGAAGCATACGATGCTGTTGTGCGCCTTTTTCCTGAAGCACTCTACAATGCCATGGGCAGAACCATTACTTTATATAAAGAGCATTTGATTAAACCGCAAAGTTATATTGCCATTGTTGCTGCGGGAACATCTGATATGTACGTGGTAGAAGAAGCGTATGAGACGGCGCTTATTTTAGGCAATGAGGTTAAAAAAGTAGTCGATGTGGGTGTGGCGGGGATTCACCGCTTGTTTGCGCATTTAGAACTCATCCAAAATGCCAAAGTGGTCATTGTCATCGCAGGCATGGAAGGAGCACTTGCCAGTGTGATTGGTGGGCTAGTCGATAAACCTGTCATCGCCGTTCCTACCAGTGTCGGCTATGGTGCTAGTTTTGGAGGTGTGGCAGCACTGCTTTCCATGCTCAATAGTTGCGCCAGTGGAGTCAGTGTCGTCAACATCGACAACGGCTTTGGCGCAGCGTATAATGCGAGTATTATTAACCATCTCTAG
- the larE gene encoding ATP-dependent sacrificial sulfur transferase LarE — MQCAPRMLKKYENLKTILASHKRLVVAFSGGVDSSFLLKVAHDVLGENVLGVSVQTPYIAHGEIDDARRVAAQIGVSHVVHDAPWIESLKHNPENRCYVCKHALFSSLQSLANQKGFFAIAEGSNVDDTHELRPGRQALQELGIVTPLLEAQLHKEEIRALSKHLGLSTWDKPSYACLLTRFSHNVSIETHALAMVENAEAYLIAKGYAKMRVRYEQRMARIEMEKEDALRLMNDAHFSCMIAHLKAFGFLHVMLDLEGYRYESQRKGI; from the coding sequence ATGCAATGCGCACCACGAATGCTTAAAAAGTATGAAAATCTTAAAACCATTTTAGCCTCGCATAAACGGCTTGTCGTTGCCTTTTCAGGTGGGGTGGATAGCTCTTTTTTACTCAAAGTCGCACACGATGTTTTGGGTGAAAATGTCTTAGGCGTCAGTGTGCAAACGCCCTATATCGCACACGGTGAAATAGATGATGCACGGCGTGTGGCAGCGCAGATAGGCGTTAGCCATGTGGTGCACGATGCGCCATGGATTGAGAGTCTTAAGCATAACCCAGAAAACAGATGTTATGTCTGCAAGCATGCCCTCTTCTCTTCCTTGCAAAGCCTTGCGAATCAAAAGGGTTTTTTTGCCATAGCCGAGGGAAGCAATGTTGATGATACCCATGAGCTGCGACCAGGACGTCAAGCGTTGCAAGAACTTGGTATTGTAACGCCCTTGTTGGAAGCTCAATTGCATAAAGAAGAGATTCGTGCTTTATCGAAACATTTGGGCTTGAGTACATGGGATAAACCCTCGTATGCGTGTTTGTTGACACGTTTTTCGCATAATGTCTCCATTGAGACACACGCCTTAGCGATGGTAGAAAATGCTGAGGCATACTTAATCGCCAAAGGGTATGCAAAGATGCGTGTACGTTATGAGCAGAGGATGGCACGCATTGAAATGGAAAAAGAAGATGCTCTGCGTTTGATGAATGATGCGCACTTTTCATGTATGATTGCGCACCTAAAAGCGTTTGGGTTTTTACATGTAATGCTTGATTTAGAGGGATACCGTTACGAAAGTCAAAGAAAAGGGATTTAG